The Christiangramia salexigens genome includes the window TTTGTAGTTCCGTCTGCCTGAACCCCTGGAAGGATTACACCACCACTGTCAGGTCCGTCTGTAACTGGATCTCTTTTTGGGTTTCCTAGGTCGTTAAGACCAGCAGTGATTGGATAAAGACCGGTAGCCATACCAAAGTAAAGGTCACCACTAAATACGCTTCCACCTTCTTGAACGTCTACCAAGAAGCTGAAGTTCCAGTTCTTGTAGCTTAGTACGTTCTGGATACCAGCTTTCCAGTCTGGGTTGATGTCTCCAATTACTTCTTGTCTTGAAGAAGTCTTAGCGTAAAGTCCATCTTCTCTTACAACTCTCTGTCCGTTTTCGTAAACATAGTCTGTACCTTTAATCACACCATATGGCTGATCAAGAGCAGCGTTCAATGTTACTCCAAAGAAAGAGTTAACCAATAGGTTTTGAGAATCTCCGTATAACTTAGTTACTGTACTTTCGTATGTCGCAAAGTTAGTGTTGATTCTCCACTCAAAGTCTTTAGTTCTTATTGGAGAACCAAACATGCTCAATTCTAAACCTTCCTGTTCAACTACACCAGAGTTTACAACACTAGAGTTAAATCCGGTTGCAGAAGATACAGTTACTGGAATGATCTGGTTTTCTGTCTCCTTCTTGTAGATAGAAGCATCAAAACCTAATCTTTTTTCTAGGAAGCTCATCTCAAGACCAATCTCAAGCTCGTTAGTACGCTCTTCAGTTAGGTTTGCATTTTTAGCTACCGATGGGTTAGAGTATAATGGAGTTCCATTAAAGCTCGCAACAGCATTAAATGTGTTGCTCAATTGGTATGGTTCTGCACCGTTACCAACCTCACCATAACCTGCTCTTAATTTACCGTAAGTAATCGCATCGCTATCAATTAGCTTAGAGAAAATAATACTGGTAGAAATTGCAGGGTAGTTAAATGCATTGTCTCCATCTGGTAGAGTAGAGAAAGTATCTCTTCTTAAAGAACCTTCAACGAAGAAAGTGTCTTTATAATCAAAACTTGCAGTTGCAAATAGACCAAGTACTCTTACGTCTGACTCATTTTCTTCTGGGAAGTTAATAGGAGCGGCAGAGTTACTTAGTGTGTAAAGACCTGGAAGAGTTAAACCTCCGTTAGTCTGTGCGTAAATGCTGCTAAGTTTTGTTTGTCTGTAATTAGCACCTAAAGTTCCTGTTGCACCAAACTCACCAAAGTCGTGGTCAAAATTCAGGAATAGGTCATAGTTTAATTCTGTGAAGTTAATGTTGAAACGGTTGTACTCTGGAAGGTCAACACTTCCAATGTTGTTACGTTCTTCTCTTAATTCACTGTAAGTATCAACAGATACACGTCCTTTTGCGTCTAACCAATCGTTGATATCATATTGTATCGTAGCATAACCAAACAATCTGTTTCTCTCGTCGGTATTGTAGTTCTCATACCTTGTGAAATATGGGTTGTCCCAGTAAATTGGCTTAGTGTTATCTGGTCCAAATGGGTTCCAGGTGATGTTTCTTCCTGTTTGGAAGTATGCATCTCTTTGTTCTTGAAGATCAACATTTGTAGCCCACCACTCACGGAAGTTGGTCATTAGGTTGTCTGCATCATAACCAGTACCATATCTACCTAAACCACTGTTCTTAGTGTAGATCGCTTTGGCACTTGTAGTTAATTT containing:
- a CDS encoding SusC/RagA family TonB-linked outer membrane protein, with the protein product MKTKFSSILTLLLAFVVQMTFAQQQTVTGTVTDEDGIPLPGVNIVVKGTSTGVQTDFDGNYSIEAEVGDVLVYSFVGLKTAEYPVYNNDKLDVVLEADSAQLDEVVVTALGISRDKKSLGYATQEVDGTEVNTAKEGNFVNSLSGKISGLDIKKSSTLGGSSNVVIRGYSSITGNNQALFVIDGVPVNNSTFNTSSQERGSNGFDYGNAASDINPDDIKSVNVLKGAAATALYGSRAANGAVIITTKKGATSKGIGVTINSSIMVGNYDPDTFAEYQTEYGQGYGPYYGNGPGNGFLSGDINQDGTGDLVVPTTEDASQGSRFDPNLMVYGWKSFYPELDSYQQAEPWTAAKNGPSSIFQTAYTDTENISVTSGGENGSARMSYTRFNQTGIMPNSEITRNSLDFSGTLKLTDKLTTSAKAIYTKNSGLGRYGTGYDADNLMTNFREWWATNVDLQEQRDAYFQTGRNITWNPFGPDNTKPIYWDNPYFTRYENYNTDERNRLFGYATIQYDINDWLDAKGRVSVDTYSELREERNNIGSVDLPEYNRFNINFTELNYDLFLNFDHDFGEFGATGTLGANYRQTKLSSIYAQTNGGLTLPGLYTLSNSAAPINFPEENESDVRVLGLFATASFDYKDTFFVEGSLRRDTFSTLPDGDNAFNYPAISTSIIFSKLIDSDAITYGKLRAGYGEVGNGAEPYQLSNTFNAVASFNGTPLYSNPSVAKNANLTEERTNELEIGLEMSFLEKRLGFDASIYKKETENQIIPVTVSSATGFNSSVVNSGVVEQEGLELSMFGSPIRTKDFEWRINTNFATYESTVTKLYGDSQNLLVNSFFGVTLNAALDQPYGVIKGTDYVYENGQRVVREDGLYAKTSSRQEVIGDINPDWKAGIQNVLSYKNWNFSFLVDVQEGGSVFSGDLYFGMATGLYPITAGLNDLGNPKRDPVTDGPDSGGVILPGVQADGTTNTVRADASTYANPYGRYGNAPDAQFVYDASYIKLREMVVSYNLPSDILDTLPFTGVKFSAVGRNLWIIDKDLPYADPESGFSAGNVQGFQIGAYPSTKEYGLNVQLQF